The proteins below come from a single Parageobacillus toebii NBRC 107807 genomic window:
- a CDS encoding YheC/YheD family protein — protein MQEAGSIAIVLPFSSIYEKFVQGYVFVRGLGQWVPVTAPLPDVFYNRIKSRSEEKTDEFQRIIEFLNNLCIPFFNRSFFTKWELYETLQKNDQLRPHLPATLLVHDTDDIRKMLQTHGSVYVKPNEGAKGKGLFRLTSSPLQTHILYEQINVRKTLTSLDELTPLFSSKRYIVQQTIDADTWKGNRYDLRVLVHYHHGAYAISGIGVRMAPAQQLTTHVLNGGKLLPYSEVKHRIDEALLCNLISECGKEMSKHFGFIGEFSADIGLSKDGQLYMYELNAKPMIFDEPDIQHHGAKQLISLFDELAGFLSS, from the coding sequence TTGCAAGAAGCGGGAAGTATCGCTATCGTTTTACCATTTAGCTCTATCTATGAAAAATTCGTTCAAGGATATGTATTCGTTCGCGGCCTCGGACAGTGGGTGCCTGTTACCGCCCCTCTTCCCGACGTTTTTTACAACCGAATCAAAAGCAGATCAGAAGAAAAAACAGACGAATTCCAACGAATCATCGAATTTTTAAACAACCTTTGCATTCCATTTTTTAATCGTTCTTTTTTTACAAAGTGGGAATTATACGAGACATTACAAAAAAACGACCAATTGCGCCCGCATTTGCCAGCTACGCTTTTAGTTCATGATACGGACGATATACGAAAAATGCTGCAAACACACGGAAGTGTATACGTTAAACCAAACGAAGGAGCAAAAGGAAAAGGGCTGTTTCGCTTAACTTCTTCTCCTTTACAAACACACATCCTTTACGAACAAATAAATGTTCGAAAAACACTCACTTCCCTTGACGAACTCACTCCTCTTTTTTCATCGAAACGCTATATTGTCCAACAAACAATTGACGCTGATACATGGAAAGGAAATCGGTATGATTTGCGTGTTCTCGTTCATTATCACCACGGCGCTTATGCAATCAGCGGCATTGGTGTGCGGATGGCGCCAGCGCAACAACTGACAACACACGTCCTAAACGGCGGAAAACTTCTGCCGTATTCCGAAGTGAAACATCGGATCGATGAAGCCCTTTTATGTAACCTAATTTCCGAGTGCGGGAAAGAAATGAGCAAGCATTTCGGTTTTATTGGCGAGTTTTCCGCGGATATTGGCCTTAGCAAAGATGGACAATTGTACATGTACGAACTGAACGCCAAACCGATGATTTTCGACGAACCGGACATTCAACATCATGGTGCCAAACAGCTTATCTCCCTATTTGATGAACTAGCTGGTTTTTTATCATCGTAA
- a CDS encoding PucR family transcriptional regulator gives MLKQLKSYYKDAIVINEQVADTDAYEWFYTKDGDKIGICKQRLSKQEKQLLSIFLTPIPDVSRTISDEEMAWHRWVTHGDSTLLQHFSSHSPYYRFIHFFIKGSVVNKDDFFDVISGLFSEHIIIVWEHDYRGVIIEKKQKPTLDPLPFAEIIDTLSTDFYVTIHLFIGHIHPYGDHLYELFCHEKQCFQLAQTYMPTQTVYQMEDVIPLLLIHGSSELEMIKKSLPFLETLDDESLHIIKTFFQCNLNVSLAAKKLYMHRNSLQYRIDKFIEKTGIDIKHFKGAVAVYLAILLQQYADN, from the coding sequence ATGCTCAAACAGCTAAAATCCTACTATAAGGATGCAATCGTCATTAATGAACAAGTAGCCGACACTGATGCATATGAATGGTTTTATACAAAAGATGGAGATAAAATCGGAATTTGCAAACAACGTCTATCGAAACAGGAAAAACAGCTATTATCGATTTTTCTCACGCCGATTCCCGATGTCAGCCGTACGATTAGCGATGAAGAAATGGCGTGGCATCGTTGGGTCACGCATGGAGATTCAACGTTGCTGCAGCATTTTTCCTCCCACTCCCCGTATTATCGCTTTATTCATTTTTTCATAAAAGGTTCTGTTGTCAACAAAGATGATTTTTTCGATGTCATCAGCGGGTTGTTTTCCGAACATATTATTATCGTTTGGGAACACGACTACCGAGGTGTCATTATTGAAAAAAAACAAAAACCAACCCTAGATCCTTTGCCGTTTGCTGAAATTATTGATACATTATCTACCGATTTTTACGTCACCATTCATCTATTTATCGGGCACATCCATCCATATGGTGACCATCTTTATGAATTATTTTGCCACGAAAAACAATGTTTCCAGCTAGCACAAACGTATATGCCAACACAAACGGTATATCAGATGGAAGATGTGATTCCGCTATTGCTTATCCATGGTTCCTCGGAACTTGAAATGATCAAGAAGTCGCTTCCTTTTCTCGAAACATTGGATGACGAGTCACTTCATATCATCAAAACGTTTTTTCAATGCAATCTAAACGTTTCCTTAGCGGCAAAAAAGTTATATATGCACCGCAACAGTTTACAATATCGCATTGATAAATTTATTGAAAAAACAGGAATCGATATTAAACATTTTAAAGGAGCTGTCGCTGTGTATTTAGCAATATTATTACAGCAATATGCGGACAATTGA